The Lactuca sativa cultivar Salinas chromosome 2, Lsat_Salinas_v11, whole genome shotgun sequence genome includes a window with the following:
- the LOC111907138 gene encoding bZIP transcription factor 29-like has translation MNLENLDTLNSSGTDDKQGTENREDLDSRASGTKTNGGDSSDNEATSSVNDKGIKRSAGGDIAPTTRHYRSVSMDSFMGRMNFADESPKLPPSPGGHIGQLSPNNSIDSNSNTNTFSLEFGNGEFTGAELKKIMANEKLAEIALSDPKRAKRILANRQSVARSKERKMRYITKLEHKVQTLQT, from the exons ATGAATCTTGAAAATCTTGACACATTAAACTCTTCTGGAACTGACGATAAACAAGGAACTGAGAATCGTGAAGATTTAGATAGTCGAGCTAGTGGAACAAAAACAAATGGAGGTGATAGCAGTGATAATGAAGCTACAAGTAGTGTTAATGATAAAGGGATTAAACGGAGTGCAGGTGGAGACATTGCTCCAACAACAAGGCATTATAGAAGTGTGTCAATGGATAGTTTTATGGGGAGGATGAACTTTGCTGATGAATCACCTAAGCTTCCTCCTTCTCCTGGAGGGCATATTGGTCAATTATCCCCAAATAATTCAATCGACTCAAATTCAAATACAAATACGTTTAGTTTGGAGTTTGGAAATGGTGAGTTTACAGGGGCTGAGCTCAAGAAAATCATGGCTAATGAGAAACTTGCAGAGATTGCTTTATCTGATCCCAAACGAGCCAAAAG GATTTTGGCAAATCGACAATCTGTTGCAAGATCAAAAGAGAGGAAAATGCGTTACATTACAAAATTGGAGCACAAGGTTCAAACTTTACAGACTTAA
- the LOC111907139 gene encoding 25S rRNA (cytosine-C(5))-methyltransferase NSUN5, with product MLESVKNLHAPSNHVILHVCITNIEGLSISSDIWVSKFGVFMGFEVMEMQGALKVLDEMPDCVNLPIIKDVLEIVNVLNSKWKRQVEFMYIITYDILFGQDSSLTGDPEKYLILRKSQLQSALAKILLKKGAKRIEDLMSQYKIPADVKKPRYVRVNTLKLDVETVVSELSKDNMVEKDDMIPDLLVLPPATDLHNHPLVTNGSVFMQGKASSMVAVALGPKPGWETL from the exons ATGCTTGAAAGTGTGAAGAACTTACATGCTCCATCTAATCATGTCATACTTCATGTTTGTATCACAAATATTGAAGGTCTATCCATTTCTTCTGACATATGGGTTTCAAAATTTGGGGTTTTTATGGGATTTGAAGTTATGGAGATGCAAGGTGCCCTCAAGGTGCTCGATGAAATGCCAGACTGTGTAA ATCTTCCAATCATCAAGGATGTATTGGAGATTGTTAATGTATTAAACAGCAAATGGAAG AGGCAAGTGGAATTCATGTACATAATCACCTATGACATTCTTTTCGGACAG GATTCATCTCTAACAGGAGATCCAGAAAAGTACCTTATTTTGAGGAAAAGTCAACTACAGTCAGCTCTTGCAAAGATCTTATTAAAGAAGGGAGCAAAACGTATAGAAGATTTAATGTCCCAATATAAGATTCCCG CAGATGTTAAAAAACCTCGCTATGTTCGTGTCAATACTCTGAAATTGGATGTTGAAACTGTTGTGTCTGAATTAAGCAAAGATAATATG GTCGAGAAGGATGACATGATTCCCGATTTATTAGTGCTTCCACCAGCTACTGATTTGCACAATCATCCTTTGGTCACAAACGGAAGTGTATTTATGCAA ggtAAGGCAAGTTCCATGGTGGCAGTTGCCCTTGGGCCTAAACCAGGGTGGGAAACATTGTAA